A genomic window from Streptomyces sp. NBC_00234 includes:
- a CDS encoding DUF350 domain-containing protein, which produces MVLLILGVVLVNMLTPGKLGRQIWEERNHNAALLLSSALLDIGGIVFTSIWTSYHDFGKGLASTAASAYRNHLRRGPRYSSASLPSRSGTGRTRGVRTPPPARLRGRRPYPFHDGGLGPLSGRDLVSRRYPGARGNYTFQELS; this is translated from the coding sequence GTGGTGCTGCTGATCCTCGGCGTCGTCCTGGTGAACATGCTGACCCCGGGGAAGCTCGGCCGGCAGATCTGGGAGGAGCGCAACCACAACGCCGCGCTGCTGCTCAGCTCCGCCCTCCTCGACATCGGAGGAATCGTCTTCACGTCGATCTGGACGAGCTACCACGACTTCGGCAAGGGCCTCGCCTCCACGGCCGCGTCGGCTTACAGGAACCACCTCCGGCGCGGCCCCCGGTACAGCAGCGCGTCCCTGCCGAGCCGTTCCGGGACGGGACGCACGCGCGGAGTGCGGACTCCTCCTCCCGCGCGGCTCCGCGGCCGGCGGCCGTACCCATTCCACGACGGCGGTTTGGGGCCGCTTTCCGGCCGTGACCTCGTATCCCGTCGCTACCCGGGCGCCCGTGGGAACTACACGTTCCAGGAGCTCTCGTAG
- a CDS encoding class I SAM-dependent methyltransferase has product MQNLTRRIAATPLARAAALPLRLATVARYDARVLQRSGAWLVRSREHSCFTYDLEPSNHDHLCWFVSEVTGAPVKAVRAHIQEAEEDAELRRTLNEGLATSVRSGTCDREVRYGRRVAYYALVRTLAPAHVVEAGPHRGITSSLIAAALLRNGSGRLTTVDIDPRAGELIRGPYRDVVDQVIGDSVKVLGSPQVQERGVGMVLLDTSVGPDHEDAELAAVTPALSERALVLSSRSHAWPCLARWSEERQRRFLHFDDRPGDHWHPGNGFGVSFPDRV; this is encoded by the coding sequence ATGCAGAACCTGACCCGAAGGATCGCCGCGACCCCGCTCGCGCGGGCAGCCGCGCTGCCCCTGCGGCTGGCCACCGTCGCCCGCTACGACGCCCGAGTGCTCCAGCGCTCGGGCGCCTGGCTCGTCCGTTCCCGCGAGCACTCCTGTTTCACCTACGACCTGGAGCCCTCGAACCACGACCACCTCTGCTGGTTCGTGAGCGAGGTGACCGGCGCCCCGGTGAAGGCGGTGCGCGCGCACATCCAGGAGGCGGAGGAGGACGCCGAACTCCGCAGGACCCTGAACGAGGGACTGGCCACCAGCGTCCGCTCCGGGACCTGCGACCGCGAGGTGCGCTACGGCCGGCGCGTCGCGTACTACGCCCTCGTGCGGACGCTCGCCCCCGCGCATGTGGTCGAGGCAGGCCCCCACCGTGGCATCACCAGCAGCCTGATCGCCGCCGCTCTGCTCCGCAACGGCAGCGGCCGGCTCACCACCGTCGACATCGACCCCCGGGCCGGCGAACTGATCCGGGGGCCGTACCGGGACGTCGTGGACCAGGTCATCGGCGACTCCGTGAAGGTCCTGGGCAGCCCGCAGGTCCAGGAGCGCGGCGTCGGCATGGTCCTGCTGGACACCTCGGTGGGGCCGGACCACGAGGACGCCGAACTCGCGGCCGTGACCCCGGCGCTCTCGGAGCGCGCGCTGGTCCTGTCCAGCCGGAGCCATGCCTGGCCGTGCCTGGCGCGCTGGTCCGAGGAGCGTCAGCGTCGCTTCCTCCACTTCGACGACAGGCCGGGCGACCACTGGCACCCCGGCAACGGCTTCGGCGTGTCGTTCCCCGACCGCGTGTGA
- a CDS encoding nucleotide sugar dehydrogenase → MGPIEAPCRVTVIGLGYVGLPLAVAAAEAGFLVTGLDTDELRIKQLAAGDSYVEDIPAERLLGALDSGLTVSHDYADTKDFDVCVIAVPTPLRDGAPDLSYIESAASSVTPHLRPGATVVLESTSYPGTTEDVLLPILEHGSGLRAGRDFHLGYSPERIDPGNTQWRLENTPKVVSGVDEDSLGAIDSFYRRIVTRTVPVSSPRTAELTKLLENTFRQVNIALVNELAMCARPLGVDIWEAVGAAATKPFGFMPFLPGPGVGGHCLPVDPTYLAWQVRRQLSHDVRFISLANEINAHMPRHVAQRVATGLGRELTGAHVLLLGLAYKKNTGDVRESPAVEVARLLHEAGAHVRAVEPYATPAHLPPHVLCVDLTEEELRAADAVVVTTDHDVFDYALVERHARYVFDTRNRYRGEGVDRL, encoded by the coding sequence ATGGGACCAATCGAGGCGCCTTGCCGCGTCACTGTGATCGGGCTTGGATACGTAGGTTTGCCGCTGGCGGTGGCCGCGGCGGAAGCCGGATTTCTGGTCACCGGGCTCGACACGGACGAGCTGAGGATCAAGCAGCTGGCGGCGGGCGACTCCTACGTCGAGGACATCCCCGCCGAACGACTGCTCGGCGCGCTCGACAGCGGGCTGACGGTCAGCCACGACTACGCAGACACCAAGGACTTCGATGTCTGCGTGATCGCGGTGCCGACCCCTCTGCGGGACGGGGCACCCGACCTCTCGTACATCGAGAGCGCCGCGTCATCTGTCACGCCTCATCTGCGGCCCGGCGCGACGGTCGTCCTGGAGTCGACGTCCTACCCGGGCACCACCGAGGACGTCCTGCTGCCCATCCTCGAACACGGCAGCGGGCTGCGCGCGGGCAGGGACTTCCATCTCGGCTACAGCCCCGAGCGCATCGACCCGGGCAACACCCAGTGGCGGCTGGAGAACACGCCGAAGGTCGTGTCCGGGGTCGACGAGGACTCCCTCGGCGCGATCGACTCCTTCTACCGCCGGATCGTGACCCGCACCGTGCCGGTCTCGTCCCCGCGCACCGCCGAGCTCACCAAGCTCCTGGAGAACACCTTCCGTCAGGTCAACATCGCCCTCGTGAACGAGCTCGCGATGTGCGCGCGCCCGCTCGGCGTGGACATCTGGGAAGCGGTCGGGGCCGCCGCCACCAAGCCCTTCGGCTTCATGCCGTTCCTGCCGGGTCCGGGGGTGGGTGGCCACTGCCTGCCGGTCGACCCGACCTACCTGGCCTGGCAGGTGCGTCGCCAGCTCAGCCACGACGTCCGGTTCATCTCGCTCGCCAACGAGATCAACGCGCACATGCCGCGTCATGTCGCCCAACGCGTGGCCACCGGGCTGGGACGGGAACTGACCGGCGCCCATGTCCTGCTGCTCGGTCTCGCCTACAAGAAGAACACCGGCGACGTACGCGAGTCCCCGGCCGTCGAGGTGGCGCGGCTGCTGCACGAGGCGGGCGCCCATGTGCGAGCCGTCGAACCGTACGCGACCCCTGCCCATCTCCCGCCCCACGTGCTGTGTGTGGACCTGACGGAGGAGGAACTGCGCGCCGCGGACGCGGTCGTCGTGACCACGGACCACGACGTCTTCGACTACGCGCTCGTCGAACGGCACGCCCGCTACGTCTTCGACACCCGCAACCGATACCGCGGGGAGGGCGTCGACCGGCTCTGA
- a CDS encoding NAD-dependent epimerase/dehydratase family protein: MESLTYLVTGGAGFIGSHLTETLLDVGHSVVVLDDLSTGDLANLAEVWSHPRFHFESGSVLDERLVDELTGRCDAVVHLAAAVGVRQIVEQPLRSFTTNVRGAEHVIEAAHRHGRPLLLASTSEIYGKNASGPLTETADRVLGATTVARWSYSTAKAVDEILAFAYHREHGLPVTVVRLFNTVGPRQSPAYGMVVPRLVRQAVTGESLTVYGDGRQRRCFAHVADVVDALMRLLAHPGAVGQVFNVGTSEETSVGELAARIVQRVGSGSSVRLVSYEEAFGTGYGFEDMERRVPDTTRLRELTGWRPRRTLDDILDAAIADARRACASPEDSAPADYAPAGGPVADRTPADGLSLSCAPANPDGRTPLPVPNTRGVESSPVADRTTTSSQNHS; this comes from the coding sequence ATGGAATCCCTCACGTATTTGGTCACCGGCGGTGCCGGCTTCATCGGTTCCCATCTGACGGAAACCCTGCTCGACGTGGGTCACTCCGTGGTCGTCCTCGACGACCTGTCCACCGGCGACCTGGCGAACCTCGCGGAGGTCTGGTCGCATCCCCGATTTCACTTCGAGAGCGGCTCCGTCCTGGACGAACGCCTGGTCGACGAGCTGACCGGCCGCTGTGACGCCGTCGTCCACCTGGCCGCGGCGGTGGGCGTGCGCCAGATCGTCGAGCAGCCGCTGAGGTCGTTCACGACGAATGTGCGGGGCGCCGAGCATGTCATCGAGGCGGCCCACCGCCACGGCCGCCCGCTGCTGCTCGCCTCCACCTCCGAGATCTACGGCAAGAACGCCTCCGGGCCGCTGACCGAGACCGCGGACCGGGTGCTCGGTGCCACGACCGTCGCCCGCTGGTCGTACTCGACGGCGAAGGCGGTCGACGAGATCCTCGCTTTCGCGTATCACCGGGAGCACGGGCTGCCCGTCACCGTGGTGCGCCTGTTCAACACCGTGGGGCCGAGGCAGTCCCCGGCGTACGGCATGGTCGTGCCCCGCCTGGTCCGCCAGGCGGTCACCGGCGAGTCGCTGACGGTCTACGGCGACGGGCGGCAGCGGCGCTGCTTCGCGCATGTCGCGGATGTGGTGGACGCGTTGATGCGACTCCTGGCGCACCCCGGCGCGGTCGGCCAGGTGTTCAACGTGGGCACCTCCGAGGAGACCTCGGTCGGCGAACTTGCCGCGCGCATCGTCCAACGGGTGGGCAGCGGCTCGTCCGTGCGGCTCGTCTCCTACGAGGAGGCGTTCGGTACCGGCTACGGATTCGAGGACATGGAGCGCCGAGTCCCGGACACGACCCGTCTGCGTGAACTGACGGGCTGGCGCCCGCGGCGCACGCTGGACGACATCCTGGACGCGGCGATCGCCGACGCGAGACGCGCCTGCGCCTCCCCCGAGGACAGTGCTCCGGCGGACTACGCTCCCGCCGGTGGCCCCGTCGCCGACCGCACTCCCGCGGACGGCCTTTCCCTCTCCTGCGCTCCCGCGAATCCGGACGGCCGGACACCCCTCCCGGTGCCCAACACCCGAGGGGTGGAGTCGTCCCCGGTGGCCGATCGCACCACTACCTCCTCCCAGAACCATTCCTGA
- a CDS encoding MraY family glycosyltransferase — translation MIYGIAAVAALLLTAMLVGLLRAWALRVGLVDRPAGRKVHARPTPHLGGVAVAVGTVAVSPLAWWGDTPLGPATGALLLAAGAVAVLGLLDDLRPMSARTRLVVEACAAVFVVHRAGFGLLLGALAVLWITFVTNAFNLLDNSDGAMGTVGAVTAFGLSICAAAESLYGLALVLCALAAALTGFLVHNWYPARIFLGDCGSLFTGFVLASAAVLVHTGHEPLTTAGAVFALSAVVAADSLLVVVSRRRAGRSILMGGTDHIAHRLRRLGLTTPGAATVLGAASCVGVLIGLLLHRGVLGPSAALWVAGGVLAAVLGLLRVPVYTWQVRAQRLPGRPAATGTTVDAARG, via the coding sequence GTGATCTACGGAATCGCGGCCGTCGCCGCACTTCTGCTCACCGCGATGCTCGTCGGGCTGCTGCGCGCCTGGGCGCTGCGCGTCGGACTCGTCGATCGCCCCGCCGGTCGCAAGGTTCACGCCCGGCCCACCCCTCACCTCGGCGGTGTGGCCGTGGCCGTCGGCACGGTCGCCGTCAGCCCGCTCGCCTGGTGGGGAGACACCCCGCTCGGACCGGCCACCGGAGCGCTCCTGCTGGCCGCCGGCGCCGTCGCCGTCCTCGGACTCCTCGACGACCTGCGGCCGATGAGCGCGCGTACCCGGCTCGTCGTGGAGGCGTGCGCGGCCGTTTTCGTGGTGCACCGCGCCGGATTCGGCCTCCTCCTGGGGGCACTGGCTGTCCTCTGGATCACCTTCGTCACCAACGCCTTCAACCTGCTGGACAACTCGGACGGCGCGATGGGCACGGTCGGCGCGGTCACCGCGTTCGGCCTGAGCATCTGCGCGGCGGCGGAGTCCCTGTACGGACTCGCCCTCGTCCTGTGCGCCCTGGCCGCCGCGCTCACCGGTTTCCTGGTGCACAACTGGTACCCGGCCCGGATCTTCCTCGGCGACTGCGGCTCCCTGTTCACCGGCTTCGTCCTGGCCTCGGCCGCCGTCCTGGTGCACACCGGTCACGAGCCGCTGACGACCGCGGGGGCCGTCTTCGCCCTCTCCGCCGTGGTCGCCGCCGACAGCCTCCTCGTCGTGGTGTCCCGCCGCCGGGCCGGCCGTTCCATTCTCATGGGCGGTACCGACCACATCGCCCACCGCCTGCGCCGGCTCGGCCTCACCACGCCGGGCGCCGCGACGGTCCTCGGCGCGGCGTCCTGCGTGGGCGTGCTCATCGGGCTGCTGCTGCACCGCGGCGTCCTGGGCCCCTCGGCGGCTCTCTGGGTGGCCGGCGGCGTTTTGGCGGCGGTCCTGGGCCTGTTGAGAGTTCCCGTCTACACCTGGCAGGTGCGCGCGCAGCGGCTGCCCGGCCGCCCGGCCGCCACGGGCACAACCGTCGACGCGGCCAGGGGATGA
- a CDS encoding WecB/TagA/CpsF family glycosyltransferase — MTTAPALPTLLCAGVPVAATTPSNASSFVVDLALARVPADVHLCNAYTLALADIDPDLRRVLREARLNLPDGQGVVWANRLAHRGREVPRVRVYGPDLFLDVVRTGQEANLTHYLLGSTRDVLDRLTAELLARFPRARIVGSEAPPFCDVTDEQRRAQADRIAASGAQIVWVGLGTPKQDHEAARLAALHPAVYVAVGAAFDFVSGNKPQAPLWMQRHGVEWLFRLCSEPRRLARRVLWGHPRFIWAAWKGARA; from the coding sequence ATGACCACAGCACCCGCTCTGCCCACGCTCCTCTGCGCCGGGGTGCCGGTCGCGGCCACGACACCCTCGAACGCCTCCTCGTTCGTCGTCGACCTCGCCCTTGCCCGCGTACCGGCCGACGTCCACCTCTGCAACGCCTACACCCTGGCCCTGGCCGACATCGACCCGGACCTGCGGCGCGTCCTGCGCGAGGCCCGGCTCAATCTGCCCGACGGGCAGGGTGTGGTGTGGGCCAACCGGCTCGCGCACCGGGGCCGTGAGGTGCCGCGCGTCCGCGTCTACGGCCCCGACCTCTTCCTCGACGTCGTCCGCACCGGACAGGAGGCGAACCTCACCCACTACCTCCTGGGCTCCACCCGAGACGTACTGGACCGCCTCACCGCCGAACTCCTCGCTCGCTTCCCCCGCGCCCGTATCGTCGGCTCGGAGGCCCCGCCCTTCTGCGACGTCACCGACGAGCAGCGCCGGGCCCAGGCCGACCGGATCGCCGCGAGTGGCGCACAGATCGTCTGGGTGGGCCTCGGCACGCCGAAACAGGACCACGAGGCGGCACGCCTCGCCGCCCTTCACCCCGCCGTGTACGTGGCCGTGGGCGCCGCCTTCGACTTCGTCTCGGGCAACAAGCCGCAGGCCCCGCTGTGGATGCAGCGCCACGGCGTGGAATGGCTGTTCCGGCTGTGCAGCGAACCGCGACGCCTGGCCCGCAGGGTGCTGTGGGGGCATCCGCGATTCATCTGGGCGGCGTGGAAGGGGGCCCGCGCATGA
- a CDS encoding glycosyltransferase family 4 protein, with amino-acid sequence MIRPRKLRIALVHSFYGGSVPGGENMVPLDQAEALRRAGHDVHLVAARTDELATRPLHPLRCAVTVASGRGRTPLPELRAIAPDVVHVHNLFPNFGRAWAAQWPGPLVATLHNYRPLCASAVLYRDGAACTRCPDGDRWAGLRNGCYRGSRLATLPLAWASRDGVSGDPLLRRADRVVVLSDLSRATYERAGIPPRRMALVPNFVPAPDAATASPVPAWVYVGRLSEEKGILELLRRWPAGARLDVIGNGTLEEDCRAVAPASVRFLGALDRAALRELLPGYRGAVFTSRCYEGAVPLVYVEALAAGLPVLAFEGSSVPLAVRAEGTGAVTSWDAPLTDALHAADRIFPALREHCREVYARQYGERAWTERMVGLYQELTA; translated from the coding sequence ATGATCCGTCCGCGGAAACTGCGCATCGCCCTCGTCCACAGCTTCTACGGAGGCTCGGTCCCCGGCGGCGAGAACATGGTGCCGCTCGACCAGGCAGAGGCGCTGCGCCGGGCCGGCCACGACGTCCATCTCGTCGCCGCCCGCACCGACGAGCTGGCCACCCGCCCGCTGCACCCGCTGCGCTGCGCCGTGACCGTCGCGAGCGGCCGGGGCCGCACCCCGCTCCCCGAACTGCGGGCGATCGCCCCCGACGTGGTCCATGTCCACAACCTCTTCCCCAACTTCGGCCGCGCCTGGGCGGCCCAGTGGCCTGGCCCCCTCGTCGCGACCTTGCACAACTACCGCCCCCTGTGCGCCTCGGCCGTCCTCTACCGGGACGGAGCCGCCTGCACCCGGTGCCCGGACGGAGACCGCTGGGCGGGGCTGCGCAACGGCTGCTACCGCGGCTCCCGGCTCGCCACGCTCCCGCTGGCCTGGGCGTCCCGCGACGGGGTGTCCGGAGATCCGCTGCTGCGCCGCGCCGACCGTGTCGTCGTGCTGTCGGATCTGAGCCGCGCCACGTACGAGCGAGCCGGGATCCCGCCCCGTCGCATGGCGCTGGTCCCCAACTTCGTGCCCGCGCCGGACGCCGCGACGGCCTCCCCGGTCCCCGCCTGGGTCTACGTCGGCCGGCTCAGCGAGGAGAAGGGCATCCTCGAGCTGCTCCGTCGCTGGCCCGCCGGCGCACGGCTCGACGTCATCGGCAACGGAACGCTGGAGGAGGACTGCCGCGCCGTCGCCCCCGCCTCCGTACGCTTCCTCGGGGCCCTGGACCGCGCCGCGTTGCGCGAGCTGCTCCCCGGATACCGCGGCGCGGTCTTCACCAGCCGCTGTTACGAGGGAGCCGTGCCGCTCGTCTACGTCGAGGCCCTCGCGGCCGGCCTGCCGGTCCTCGCCTTCGAAGGCTCGTCGGTGCCGCTCGCGGTCAGAGCCGAAGGCACCGGAGCGGTCACCTCGTGGGACGCCCCGCTCACGGACGCCCTGCACGCGGCCGACCGCATCTTCCCCGCACTGCGGGAGCACTGCCGGGAGGTGTACGCGCGGCAGTACGGCGAGCGGGCCTGGACGGAGCGCATGGTCGGGCTCTACCAGGAGTTGACGGCGTGA
- a CDS encoding glycosyltransferase family 4 protein, with protein sequence MTAARVGLVVPYLTAYRLPFFARLRGELDARNIELVVAHGLPTGLSAARRDTVELPGSVALRQRVWKVAGRDLIWLGLGELARTCDALVLPQSMHHLRTFPLLTATGPPRIGLWGHGRTHVSAHGPAARWVKAALTRRADWFFAYTEAGGAYAVQAGLPRPRVTVVHNSLDTTALAAARDAVTDADVAALRDRHGLTQGRTALYVGGLDKLKRVPFLIEAAEHVARQLPGFRLIVAGDGAHRPLVQAAQASGCPVVYLGTVGEREKALIGAASDVLLVPGAVGLCAVDSFALGTPVITCPWPYHGPEFEYLESGRNALVAPDDTEAYAEAVVGLLTEPGELSRLRRACQADAKRYTVEGMAARFACGVEGLIHGTTQGRT encoded by the coding sequence GTGACCGCGGCCCGGGTGGGCCTGGTCGTGCCGTACCTCACCGCGTACCGGCTGCCCTTCTTCGCGCGGCTCCGGGGCGAACTCGACGCACGGAACATCGAACTGGTCGTGGCCCACGGCCTGCCGACCGGACTGTCCGCGGCGCGGCGCGACACCGTCGAACTGCCCGGTTCCGTCGCGCTGCGCCAGCGGGTGTGGAAGGTCGCGGGCCGCGACCTGATCTGGCTCGGGCTCGGCGAACTCGCCCGCACCTGCGACGCTCTGGTCCTGCCCCAGTCCATGCACCACCTACGGACCTTTCCCCTCCTGACCGCCACGGGCCCGCCCCGGATCGGGCTCTGGGGGCACGGCAGGACACATGTGTCGGCCCACGGGCCGGCGGCCCGCTGGGTCAAGGCCGCGCTGACCCGCCGCGCCGACTGGTTCTTCGCCTACACCGAGGCGGGCGGGGCCTACGCCGTACAGGCCGGGCTGCCGCGCCCCCGAGTCACCGTCGTCCACAACTCGCTGGACACGACCGCGCTCGCCGCCGCCCGCGATGCCGTCACCGACGCCGACGTCGCGGCCCTGCGCGACCGCCACGGCCTCACCCAGGGCCGCACCGCCCTGTACGTCGGCGGGCTCGACAAGCTCAAGCGGGTTCCGTTTCTGATCGAGGCCGCCGAGCACGTCGCCCGGCAACTGCCCGGCTTCCGGCTGATCGTCGCCGGCGACGGCGCGCACCGGCCGCTGGTGCAGGCCGCCCAGGCATCCGGCTGTCCCGTCGTCTACCTCGGGACTGTCGGCGAGCGCGAAAAGGCGCTGATCGGCGCCGCCTCGGACGTCCTCCTGGTGCCCGGCGCGGTCGGGCTGTGTGCCGTCGACTCCTTCGCGCTCGGCACCCCCGTGATCACCTGTCCGTGGCCGTACCACGGACCGGAGTTCGAATACCTGGAAAGCGGACGCAACGCGCTGGTCGCACCCGACGACACCGAGGCGTACGCGGAGGCCGTCGTCGGACTCCTCACCGAGCCGGGCGAGCTCTCCCGGCTGCGCCGTGCCTGCCAGGCGGACGCGAAGCGCTACACGGTCGAGGGAATGGCCGCCAGGTTCGCGTGTGGCGTGGAAGGACTTATCCATGGCACGACGCAAGGCAGAACCTGA
- a CDS encoding LCP family protein — MARRKAEPDQPDAPRPGPPTRTRRILFLTRLGLALLVVTTAAAASLLYARLDGNIRTDEEAARALAADHASRPKALVPKAQNILLLGSDLESVKDSERSDTTILLHLSADRRSAAAVSVPRDLMVKIPSCLQSDGGRSRAQYSQFNWAFQFGGAACAIRTFENLTGIRVDHHLVVSFTGFEEVIDAIGGVEVDVTEPVSEPEYGVTLQPGHQLVKGKEALTFVRTRVGVSDGSDLQRIERQKQFVRSLYDKLSDTGTLRNPTRLWPLLDAATSALTADPGLESPGELFELMSSAGNIPSDQVKIVTLPCVEDPDRWGNYQMVKGQGQALLRALREDKPLPDHLYNAYQPDGRPKV; from the coding sequence ATGGCACGACGCAAGGCAGAACCTGACCAGCCGGACGCACCGCGCCCGGGACCCCCGACCCGAACCCGGCGGATCCTGTTCCTGACACGACTCGGACTGGCGCTGCTCGTGGTGACGACGGCAGCCGCGGCTTCGCTGCTGTACGCGCGTCTCGACGGAAACATCCGCACCGACGAGGAGGCCGCTCGTGCCCTCGCCGCCGACCACGCCTCCCGCCCCAAGGCGCTGGTCCCGAAGGCCCAGAACATCCTGCTGCTCGGATCCGACCTGGAGTCGGTGAAGGACAGCGAGCGCAGCGACACCACGATCCTGCTGCACCTGTCCGCGGACCGCAGGAGCGCCGCCGCCGTGAGCGTGCCGCGCGACCTCATGGTGAAGATCCCCAGCTGCCTGCAGTCGGACGGCGGCCGCAGCCGGGCCCAGTACTCCCAGTTCAACTGGGCCTTCCAGTTCGGCGGCGCGGCCTGCGCCATCCGCACCTTTGAGAACCTGACCGGCATCCGGGTCGACCACCATCTGGTCGTCAGCTTCACGGGGTTCGAGGAGGTGATCGACGCCATCGGCGGGGTCGAGGTCGATGTGACGGAACCGGTGAGCGAACCGGAGTACGGGGTGACGCTGCAGCCCGGGCACCAGCTCGTGAAGGGCAAGGAGGCGCTGACGTTCGTACGGACCCGGGTCGGCGTCAGCGACGGCAGCGACCTCCAGCGCATCGAGCGGCAGAAGCAGTTCGTCCGCTCGCTCTACGACAAGCTCAGCGACACGGGCACGCTCAGGAACCCCACACGGCTGTGGCCGCTCCTCGACGCCGCCACCTCCGCGCTGACGGCCGACCCCGGGCTCGAATCGCCGGGAGAGTTGTTCGAGCTGATGAGCAGCGCCGGCAACATCCCCTCCGACCAGGTGAAGATCGTCACGCTTCCGTGCGTGGAGGACCCGGACCGCTGGGGCAACTACCAAATGGTCAAGGGGCAGGGGCAGGCGCTGCTCAGGGCGCTCCGCGAGGACAAGCCGCTTCCGGACCACCTCTACAACGCCTACCAGCCGGACGGCCGCCCCAAGGTCTGA
- a CDS encoding glycosyltransferase family protein, translating to MASPPLVLHVSNEHPPVSPDYGFLRAFRELSADGVLRHEWIAPAAAPERIAGLAAGTRPDLVFVQSPQPHRWTERGVAGLLRALGSPQVVVWEGDAWGGRKRLKARNVAWLRHADAVYSVALGAQAELLRRAGGRPVHYVPHVTPLCFAESPAEAAEPRGVALVGSRLTYCGIELIADDGERARLARELARVPGCELSIYGRGWRGSHARGPVPYDDQVAVMRRALITVGWDRFRGHSGYFSDRLPIALSAGRVHVSSRQPDLGWLPGPETGLHLTDTPREAADRVRDLLAAEPGRLLADGVRAATWARAHLTELHALRHMLSGHLPVPAPRSGPWPAISALGSV from the coding sequence GTGGCCAGTCCGCCGCTCGTCCTGCACGTCAGCAATGAGCACCCACCCGTCAGCCCCGACTACGGCTTCCTGCGCGCCTTTCGCGAGCTGTCCGCAGATGGCGTGCTCCGCCACGAGTGGATCGCTCCGGCCGCCGCTCCGGAGCGGATCGCCGGGCTGGCGGCCGGCACCCGGCCCGACCTCGTCTTCGTCCAGTCGCCGCAGCCGCACCGCTGGACGGAACGGGGCGTCGCCGGTCTACTGCGGGCGCTCGGCTCGCCGCAGGTCGTCGTCTGGGAGGGCGACGCCTGGGGCGGACGCAAACGGCTGAAGGCGCGGAACGTGGCGTGGCTGCGACACGCCGACGCGGTGTACAGCGTGGCGCTCGGCGCGCAGGCCGAGCTGCTGCGGCGGGCCGGCGGGCGTCCGGTGCATTACGTCCCGCACGTGACGCCGCTCTGCTTCGCCGAGTCCCCCGCAGAGGCGGCCGAGCCGCGCGGCGTCGCCCTGGTGGGCTCCCGGCTCACTTACTGCGGCATCGAACTCATCGCGGACGACGGTGAACGCGCGCGGCTGGCACGTGAGCTGGCGCGCGTCCCGGGCTGCGAGCTGTCGATCTACGGGCGGGGCTGGCGCGGCTCGCACGCCCGCGGCCCCGTCCCGTACGACGACCAGGTGGCGGTGATGCGGCGGGCGCTGATCACCGTCGGCTGGGACCGCTTCCGCGGCCACTCGGGGTACTTCTCGGACCGGCTGCCCATCGCGCTGAGCGCGGGCCGGGTGCATGTTTCCTCCCGGCAGCCCGACCTGGGCTGGCTGCCGGGGCCGGAGACCGGGCTGCATCTCACGGACACACCACGGGAGGCCGCCGACCGGGTGCGGGACCTGCTCGCCGCCGAGCCCGGCCGGCTGCTCGCCGACGGTGTCCGGGCCGCCACGTGGGCCCGCGCCCATCTGACCGAGCTGCACGCGCTGCGGCACATGCTCTCCGGCCACCTCCCAGTGCCCGCTCCCCGGTCGGGTCCCTGGCCGGCGATCTCCGCGCTCGGCTCCGTGTAG